The following proteins are encoded in a genomic region of Oncorhynchus kisutch isolate 150728-3 linkage group LG18, Okis_V2, whole genome shotgun sequence:
- the LOC109875554 gene encoding geminin coiled-coil domain-containing protein 1 — MRTAQTCQDLSFVGRQLYDCPYPAPTLADSVDVSTVTLASFWAAGSPDNTACQQESTQWELLSRLDCGTSPPDPNWNDHLSPHLQRNKQLQDTLIQREEELARLQEEINNLKEFLNSSCVKALEEKTKSLLSAQSGDGRRNRKRNSEIQNLHGVGEFWNLSASQLLLGSQVKRTCRNLEFCPEEELACTDSVNLWILQTLGLKDEDTIDTSSTEYSFNCSISSLTKCSSATDTSGDYCQTTDHKNTAYDSNTDGLCNGASIGLYNDYCFNTNSDYSLSTDSGSDFTGTVLSVLYSPSIEVPPQFPRHPLPPHPTSLKTGVPGCTTLPACTAVASNPIGGDVMNTPLSTPRSQTELAFSVSLNPSSSVRLKTHSFPQGQAFVRKNTQGGWNFTWVPKQGP; from the exons CGCACTGCCCAGACTTGCCAAGATCTGAGCTTCGTAGGGCGCCAACTCTATGACTGTCCTTACCCCGCCCCAACGTTAGCAGACAGTGTTGATGTTTCCACGGTGACTCTGGCCTCCTTTTGGGCTGCTGGTTCTCCGGACAACACAGCCTGCCAGCAGGAGTCGACACAGTGGG AACTCCTCTCCCGCTTGGACTGTGGGACCTCTCCACCTGACCCCAACTGGAATGACCACCTGTCGCCACATTTGCAGAGAAACAAGCAG CTTCAAGACACATTGATACAAAGAGAGGAGGAACTGGCAAGACTGCAAGAGGAAATTAACAATCTAAAAGAATTCTTAAACTCCTCATGTGTGAAAGCCTTGGAGGAAAAAACTAAG agtcttctctctgcTCAGAGTGGCGATGGGAGGAGGAACCGGAAGCGGAATTCTGAAATCCAGAATCTGCATGGTGTTGGAGAATTCTGGAACCTCAGTGCCAGTCAGCTGCTCCTTGGTTCTCAGGTGAAACGGACCTGCCGGAACTTGGAGTTTTGTCCCGAAGAGGAGCTAGCCTGTACCGATTCTGTGAACCTGTGGATCTTGCAGACCTTGGGCCTGAAGGACGAGGACACCATCGATACATCATCCACTGAATACAGCTTCAACTGCTCCATTAGCTCCCTCACCAAATGCAGCTCTGCCACAGACACCTCTGGTGACTACTGCCAAACAACCGATCACAAAAATACAGCTTATGACTCAAATACTGATGGCCTGTGCAATGGTGCCAGTATAGGACTATACAATGATTACTGCTTTAACACCAACAGTGACTACAGTCTCTCTACAGACTCAGGCTCTGACTTCACTGGAACTGTGCTGTCTGTCCTATACAGCCCTAGCATAGAAGTCCCCCCCCAATTTCCACGTCACCCCTTA CCACCTCACCCAACCAGTCTCAAGACAGGAGTCCCGGGCTGCACCACACTCCCAGCCTGCACTGCCGTAGCCTCCAATCCCATAGGGGGTGACGTGATGAATACCCCATTGTCTACCCCACGTAGCCAGACAGAGCTGGCCTTCAGCGTGTCCCTAAACCCTTCCAGCAGCGTCAGACTCAAGACACACAGCTTTCCTCAGGGACAGGCCTTCGTCCGCAAGAACACCCAGGGAGGCTGGAACTTTACCTGGGTCCCCAAACAAGGCCCGTAA